A section of the Hydrogenobacter sp. genome encodes:
- a CDS encoding hemerythrin domain-containing protein, with the protein MNIKDYLTEEHRECDTLYAKVESSLQEGKWDQAEETFKSFKEATLLHFKREEDILFPAFEETTGMIMGPTQVMRMEHAQARDLMERMEQAIKERDKKTFLSLGDTFMVLIGQHNMKEEQILYPMCDQHLPADEIIEKMERL; encoded by the coding sequence ATGAATATTAAGGATTATCTGACGGAAGAACACAGGGAATGCGATACTCTCTATGCGAAAGTTGAAAGTAGCTTGCAAGAAGGCAAATGGGATCAAGCCGAAGAAACCTTTAAATCTTTTAAGGAGGCTACTCTTTTACACTTCAAGAGAGAAGAGGATATTCTTTTCCCCGCCTTTGAAGAAACTACCGGTATGATTATGGGACCGACTCAGGTGATGAGAATGGAACACGCACAAGCAAGGGATCTTATGGAGAGAATGGAACAAGCTATAAAGGAGAGGGATAAAAAGACCTTCCTCTCTTTGGGGGACACTTTTATGGTGCTTATCGGTCAGCACAACATGAAGGAGGAACAGATACTCTATCCCATGTGTGACCAGCACCTGCCTGCTGACGAAATTATAGAAAAGATGGAAAGGTTATGA